The Sorex araneus isolate mSorAra2 chromosome 9, mSorAra2.pri, whole genome shotgun sequence genomic interval tcaagggtggggagagggaggagagatgagaggagaGTTGATGGAAAGGTAAGTATGAATTCTTAACTCCTTTTTGCCCATTTCTAACCTGTATAATCTTAAGCAGTATAAATTCTTGAGCTTTTTATTGGATACACCAAAACTTAAGAGCTTGGAGGATTTTTATGAATTCAGTATCATGCCCACACAATTAGTaccagattattattttttaaaactttattaattgagattctgtggtttacaatactgttaatagcgGTTTCTCATGCATAGGATTCTAATACATCTATCACCAGTTGTAcctacacccctcccccaaagatcCCAAGGCCCCTCCATCTCTTGCTACCTTACCATGTGTCTTTAAAGTTCCACATATGAGTTCTGACCAGATTAGGTAGAACAGTATTAGCATCCCAGAAGTCTTTCTTAGGAAAGACTTTAATGAAGACACAAAATTAGCACACGTCCTCTATTAAGTGTTGAACCTGGTACTTGAGACATAAAAATAAGATGTCAAGATACCActttcccttgtttttttttctcaataaatgGTAGTTCTGCACAGAACTTCTAAGCACATAGTACTCATCTCTTACAGCATTAAGGAGAGCCCTTAAATGAATGAAGTCAGATGAACAGGCTTAATGACAACGAATTGGAAATTAACTCATAAGGAAAGTTAATTCTTTTGCAACCTGCAGATAACAATCTTTGGCAAAATTGCTGCTTTGGCCGTTCACGTTGGCATTAGTCACTTGAGAAAACCTGATCAGACTTTTGTTCCTGTGTCtgttcttgcttgcttgctctttcaagctctttcaaatattctctctcaaacactatttctttccttctatgcccactcacatctttctaagtaagtttttgTTCAGTAAAAAGTATTTTGCtctatgagaaataaaatataaataaactgcAATGGGACTGGCTtgattatgaagaaaataaagtcaCTTGCCTCTCAGGTAATATGTTTAAGTTTTTCTCTGCCCCAGTTTCCTCACGTATAAAACACTTACCATCTCTTGAGattattgtgaaaaataaagtaatgtaCATAAGACTTCTAGCTCGGTCACATAATTTTGATTGTCACTTAAAATTAGAAGTTCTTTGACCCCTTGTGTATCGTGAAAAATGACATAATGATTTTACATTTAGCCAGTCAGTCTGCAGGAAGCCAAACTACTACTAAAAGAAGATGATGAGTTAATTAGAGAAGTTTATGAATACtggattaaaaagagaaaaaactgtcGAGGGCCATCTCTTATTCCATCAGTAAAACAAGAGAAGCGGGATGGCTCCAGCACAAATGATCCTTATGTGGCTTTTAGAAGGCGGACTGAAAAGATGCAAACTCGAAAGGTAAGTGAAATCTGGAAAGTTTTaaggaagaaatatagataggaaTATCAGTAGCTGGTTTGATTTATATAGCTGGTCTTCCTATACAATGTAAAAagggaattatttatttttgaagagtCTTAAGATTCATTTTGGAGCTGTTCTGGAtatctttttaatattaatttaaatatcatcTACAAAACTGACTTACTAGTGATGAATGCGCCCTGTTGGTGTCATTTATGCTGGTGCATACCAGCAGTGATTTATACTTGGATTCTACATCAGACAGATTGTACCAACAGAAATGGTTACTATTGCCAAAATTTCATATTAAACTTCAGTTTGGCACCATCTGACAAAGCAGAACACTTTGAAGCCACCAGATGATGAGAAACACAAATTGTAGTGCCAGCATCAATATGTTAATTTCTGATCTAGCCcttcaaattcatattttatacatCATTAGAATGTCACTAGTTAGAAATGCTTTTTGACATTAAACAACTTTGTATTTGCAGAATCGCAAAAATGATGAAGCCTCTTATGAAAAAATGCTTAAGCTTCGTAGAGATCTAAGCCGGGCTGTTACTATTCTGGAGAtgataaaaagaagagaaaagagtaaAAGAGAGCTATTGCACTTAACActggaaattatggaaaagaggtaaagttattttaataacattaagaACTAAACGTACTGTTAGCATTTTGTTgccatgttaatttttttcatacactgtaggataacattggtttgtcctttctgccttgctgcagggagcttaggcttattgggttactcccatcacagggctcccattcctctgtgtttatttgtaacttctttctttgtgctctgttaacttgtaaatattatttttctcttctccttaagtcctttgcataattaattcagagcaatgtccttgtCGTATGGGCATAAGAAGAGAATtattgctatgcttttgtaacttgggagttaatggactctcagtgatatttacctcgTAGGCATCTGTtccctcgacttaagcctcagttgcccttacttcctagcacccccaaaagcagggtcccgacaagggactggatggacccagggcaagcggtgatctatgtgctaccctggtgtTGAAATGGGGCTGGCCAaaatgccataatgcttaactataagttaagagcatggtcatggacaaattctgtcatgatccaaaaataataattagattcGGACCCTactagagttaggaatgattaatcctgagcactgtagtctgagtttgcagcaagatgttcccaggagagttgccctacaagcctcaatgtatctcttactgtgtccatacaaaaataactaatactaaggtgttaattaagatgttaatcaagttattggactaaggaaaagaggaaCACCTCTGgatgtgtttctgcccttgagcctgataggcagtcaggaaggactatcttatgttgattttgatgCTGGACTGGTCATAGCATCTACCCTCAAagggagagagttggaggagttgggagagaaagcaggaagcaagatggagcgtggagagatgaacgggagagacaggaggagacgggaatgaggggcagcgtgagactagaatggagggctcagagagactggaacaggtgcgtggggagaatggaataaatggcaactgatcagtcaaccggcttggcccttgtttcctcctccatctgccccatggcctgggccaccctggctggggGAGTGGCCCAAGAACACCCCAACTGGACAGCGAGGGAGAGAGCCATTCATCAGGGCCTCCCCTGGCCGCCCCAGAGATTATACAACATACAGTTATGtaataacaaaaatatcatttcatcttttttatttattgttattattttttgctttttgggtcacacccggcgatgcccaggggtcactcctggctctgtactcaggaattacccctggcagtgctcaggggaccatatgggatgctgggaatagaacctgggaattgaagctggggattgaagccgtcagtcacgtgtaagacaagcaccctacccactgtactgtccctctgaccctattgtacaattttattttattttttgggccacacccagtgaagctcaggggtcactcctggctctgcacttaggaatcttttttttttttttttttggtcacaagcTTATTAAAGAGCTTTCATATTTATTCCCTAGATAGTGCTGATTTTCTTAAGCACATACTGCAGTTTTTAATAGAACTGCACGAAAGAGAGAGGGGACTCATAATCTTAACACTCAACCATTCATCAGAGTAGTCAAAACTTAAAGCCTCATGTTCTTGATTTCTTATCCCTCTCTCAAGAAAACTGGTATTAAGTTCGTTAAGATttgtttcagaaaattattttttatagcttAGGTAATTCAGATTAGCAGAAATTTCCTCAGCACCATGTCAGACATGGATTTCAATATCTCTCCCAAGTCTGTTACCAGAAACTCGATCAAAATTCAAGTCTTTGTCTCTCCCCACAACTATGTTTACAGTGCCCAGGTAAAACTGCAAACCAAGAGGTACAGGGGATAAACAAAAGGTTTTAcagtctttttatttaaataagcatTCGGCAAGTAACCAAAGTTGTACTATAATATTCAGTTTGAGTATTTGTCTCTGTTATTAATAGTCATAACCCTCTTTGTTGATGCTTTCAGGTATAATTTGGGTGACTACAATGGAGAGGTCCTATCTGAGGTCATGGCACAGAGACAGCCAATGAAACCTACTTACGCCATTCCCATCATCCCCGTTACTAACAGCAGCCAGTATAAACATCAGGAAGCAATGGATGTGAAGGAATTCAAAGTTAACAAGGTGATGAAAAGTTCTTTAATCATAGCTAAAAATGGTATTTTAGGGTtagtgaaaaaaaggaaaagaagtggtTTTAAAATGATGGTGGTGGcattttacaaagaaaagcaaatttgcaatgaaatctttctttttcttagtttttttaattaatagggTAAGGTTTTGTTACGGTGAAGAATATTATATTAGTTATAGGGTTATGAAGtgtttggagtttttttgtttttaatatggaGGTTTGGGGAAAGGATTGTAGATTATTCCTTATTTTGTTCCTTATgagtttatcttttttaatatatcaatatTCTAGTGGAAGGAATAGTTTAGGAATAAAAACTTTTGGCAGATTAGCTCTTAAGAAAAGGCTTCACAGTAAGTCTAAATTGTCTCCTTTGGGCAGGGGTGGTGTTTAAGGTTtggattttagggccacacctggcagtaatcTACGGctattcgtggctctgtgctcagggattatgtggtgccagcaatttGAACCAGGTCATAGCTGCGGCAGCGCAGACACATGTCAGATAAATGCCTTAACCTCCTGGACTGTCTCAGAGCCCCTCTCCTGTTTCGTGTTTTCTTCTCTATATTTCAGAAATGGGAGTCCCCTGAAAGGGCTTTACTTTAAGTTGCTCCAAATTAAAAGTTATTAAAGGAATTACTGTTTTGACAGATTTGCTTGTAGTTAAGTATTGACATTTCCAAGCTTAATTGAATACAATTTTTTGCGTTATAAAAGTGGATGGTAGCGCACCATTTGTCCTAGCTAATAGTCGATACTACCTTTAAAATAGAGTTTTGCATTGCCAAAGACAACTTGTGGTTCGGCACTAGCCTCTCACTAGAAATTATAGCAAGAGAGGCCTTCATACTTTGTAAATGAACTGTTTGATGAACTTTCCCCAAAAACCATAGTGCTATATACTGTATACAGTCTGttgtggggtagggtgggggcggggttgtAGACATGCCCTGCATCGCTGGTGTGTCATACGGTACCAGGGATcaggcccaggcctcctgcttgttAATCATATACTCAGTCCATTGCATTTTTGTATGATCgttgtattttatttcatctggCCCTGGTATTTTACGTAATCTTGATACTTGCCTTAATGGGTTTATTCACAGCTAACAGATTCTTGCCTTTTCGTGCACATCAAGCCTTTATGTCCTCTAGCCTTTGCCATTACTTGTACATATTTCTCCTCTGTGCTATATTCCATTCATTCACTTTTGCTGTTTTATCTTGTCTTTATTCCAGTGATTTCATATTTTACTCTCTAAAACTGCTCAAAATTCACTACTCTAGAAATCTTTCATAGTTCCATTAGAAAACCTTTAACTTGGTTATTTTCATAACTCTTTGGTAGCATAGTTGTATTTTCCACTATGTTGACAATTTctgtcatttgttttctgtttctgtaaaACTGTTCACATTTTGATTTTCCCATATGATGCTTTGCTAAATCTTTAGCCATAAAGACTTGCCgtcctttattttattctgtCCCAGAAGTCTCATGTTTCAAAAGATATGGGACCTAGCAGTACACAGCCCCAGGATTTCAAAAGCTGGGTAACTTAGACTTTAGTTGAAACATAAATGAGACTATATGTAGGTTGTAAGAACATATTTATGGTCTCACAGAAAATTGTCTAAgatacaagtaatataaaatgataaaatataattaatatatcttTCATGAATACGTATACCTTCATTTATAGAAGTAGACCTCCCCACTCCACCAGGTTTACTAAAGATGGTTTCTGCTGTTTAATTTATTCATGGTTTTGTTGCAGCAAGATAAAGCCGATCTTATCCGACCTAAACGTAAATATGAGAAGAAGCCCAAAGTCTTACCGTCGTCTGCTGCTGCTCCTCAGCAGACGAGTCCTGCCGCACTGCCCGTCTTTAACGCTAAAGACCTGAATCAGTATGACTTTCCCAGCTCCGACGAAGAGCCTCTCTCCCAGGTGATTGGGGAGGGTTTTTCTGGACGTACAGGAGGAGCAGAGGGAAAGCTATTTGTTCTAACTCACTGTATTTTACTTAAAGGTTTTGTCTGGCTCTTCGGAAGCTGAGGAAGAGAATGATCCCGATGGCCCCTTCGCTTTTCGTAGGAAAGCAGGCTGTCAGTACTATGCTGTAAGTTTTAGGTCCAGCCTGGTTGTCTTACTTCCttccaaccccccctcccccatggctggggccaggaggtgggagtggagggaggggcagggggcaggttgAGCTACACTTGACGGGTGTGTATTACTGGGAACTGGGCttgggtcttctgtgtgcaaggcaggtgctattactgcactgtctcttcagccccagcttGGTTACTTTTAACTaacaaaatctgatttttttttttttaagcctcacCTAGACCAAACTGGCAATTGGCCTTGGACTAGTCCTAAAGATGGAGGATTAGGAGATGTTCGATACAGATACTGCTTAACTACCCTCACCGTACCCCAAAGCTGTATTGGATTTGCACGAAGACGGGTTGGGCGTGGTGGAAGGTAAAGTGTTTCCATATGCTTGGCATGGAATGTTTTAGACTGTATGATAACTAATCTGAAGTTAAAGTCGTCTTTCTGAATAactcatttgtttccatttgatgtttacttaaaaaaaaaaaaaagaaatatctttacTACTTTGTGAACCTGGTTCTTCTATGGACCACTACTTTTCATGTATCACTTTGGAGTTCTTAATGGATACGACTTTCTTCCTAAAATTAAAAACCTCAGGGCTAATCTCAGAGATAGAGTTCTGAGAAAAGACAGCTTATGTGAAAACTGTAAATCATGATTGCAGAAATGAATTAAGCTAGAGATTTCATGAGTTCTGGGGCGTATTGGAAGAAAGTGCTAAAGTAGACTAAAAAGTGTCACCTAACAGTTAACAGTGATTTATTTGACCTCTCAGTTTGAAAGGGCAGAACGGCCCATGGATGGCCTGGcctttgcattttaatttctcAGGACCTAATCGCTCTTCTTTGTTTGGAATTTATAGAAGTCCTACATATTTCAGATGTCTTTATATGGGAAGTTGTTTGGGGGTAGGGAAGGAATTACAGAAAAAGATGTCCATATATAATgtgaacataaatttaaaataagtcacAATACCAAGCTTTTGGGGAAACCCTAGTTTTTGATAAATTAAAGGCTTATGCATGTATTTCAATTTTTTGAGTCTAAATATGGCTTCTCATCatttaaatattagaattatCTGAGCACTGAAATATTATTTAGGGCCTTTCCTCATCCCATAgacatcactgtgtcactgtcatcccaatgctcgtcaatttgctcgagcaggcaccagtaacgtctctgtctgccactgtttttggcatatcgaatacgccgcaggtagcttgccaggctctgccgtgcgggcaggatactctcggtagcttgccagtctctccgagaggggcagaagaatcgaacccaggttggctgcatgcaaggcaaacaccctacccgttgtgctatcgctccagccccacatagaCATAAATTGTGAAAATTCTCTCTGTTACTGGTTATATTGGCTAATATATTCCATATTTATATTGAATTGTTAGTATTTTAAGTTAGTCAtctataaaatttatgtaaataatattGTCTACACTATAGCAGATCTCAAAATACAAGGGGCTTGCCACTCAAGCGTGTGTTCTTCTGACCACATctatttgcttgcttgcttgctttttccattcTAGAGAAACCCatattctctaagtaaattttgcccaattaaaaaaaagctatctcacagcgggtagggcgtttgccttgcacgcggccgacccgggttcgaatcccagcatcccatatggtcccctgagcatggccaggggtgattcctgagtgcagagccaggagtaacccctgtgcatcgccaggtgtgacgcaaaaaaaaaaaaaaaagctatcttgcttcacacacacacacacacaaggaattCTAAGGGTTATACATCTTTGACAAAGCTCTTTTCACCTTggtctcaccccccaccccatccccccaaaaaaaaaactgtaacttaaaaagaaagatgTTAGCAGCATTTAGTGGAGTGTTTCGgtgttttgaaataaaagaaaaattatttttttattgaaaagtaaTATTTGTTGTCAGGTTAGACCATCCTATAGAATTGTTAGAAGACTTGGCATTGATAAATGAATAGTGCATCATAGATCTTGTTTTAAGGTATATTCTCTTCTTCAGTAGGACCATTATAAAGTAAAAGACTCAGAAATTAAGATTTAACTGGCAAAGACAAATACTATAAAACTATTTATACCTCTTAGGTATTCAGTATTCAACTACTAGAATtcgggggagagggagaaaaactttttttgtgtACTATTCTGAATAGCTAATTTTACAAATCTGTTTTCTACCTTATTTTCAATAGGGTCTTACTGGACAGAGCTCACTCAAACTATGACAGTATGTTTCGCCATCTGGACTTGGAAACGCTTTCCTTACCACAACATTCTCCAGTCAATCAGTTTGCCAATACCTCAGAAACAAATACCTCGGACAAATCTTTCTCTAAAGACCTCAGTCAGATACTAGTCAATATCAAATCATGTCGATGGCGGCATTTTAGGCCTCGGACACCACCCCtacatgacagtgacaatgatgaacTCTCCTGTAGGAAAGTGTATAGAAGTATAACTCGAACAGGAACAGCACAACCCGGGACCCCGACATGCAGTACCTCTACACAAAGTAAAAGCAGCAGTGGCTCAGCACACTTTGGTATGTTTGTTTGTTACGATACACGTTTCTCCAAAAATGCTAGGGTCGTCTGTTCTTCGAACATGTGGTCTGTTGCATTTATGGCTAGAAGGCTTTTCTCCAAATCGTTTTGTGAAGACTTAAATTTGGAAGTTTATTTAAATCCTGTTGCTATAGTTTTTTTGTATATACATCTTTATCAAAATAATACCCATTTACAGAGGTGTTTTGTGAGCAGTTAATGTATGACATTTGTTTTCTGAATGCACTTCATGAACCATAAACGGACCATGAGTTGTTAACTGTTCTATGCTTGGACGGACACGTGTCTACTCTGTTGCTTCAACTGCTTGAAAGCAGAACAGCCAGTGTACAAAGCCCTATTTGTGGAGAGTAATTCAAAGTATTTTATGAGAGGAACTAATTTTTCAGAGAATGACACTTAAcctaaaacagtaataattttAGCAGTACTCTCGGGTAGTGTCTGTTCTATGACTGTATTATGTGTCATATTAGTGTGTCTATAGTAGTGTGCTTGATTTAAAAACTCAAACTTAAGCTCCATTTTAAAATCTGCTGTTTGAGGTGTGTAGATTGTCGCATTCACTTAGGAACTCTGTAGGGGCGAGGGGACGCTCAGCAGTCAGGGCTCATGCTTTGTGTGTACCTGGGGCAGAGTTCAAACTCGgcaccaccctgagcactgttagccCAAGGAGcttcacatcctcaggccctgtgtgggcatcaccaggagtcacctCCATGCCCTCTGGGCACCACTGGAGAGGTTCCTCAAAAAAATCGTTACTGGGACTCAAGGCATGGCTGAAGCAGTAGAGCGCGCTCCTGGCTTGAAAGCCTTGAGTTGAATCGCCAGCAGCGTCTGGTCCTCTCAGCAGCAGATGTAAccccagtggcccccagcactactTGGGCATAGagactgctgggtggggccccaactggaaaagaaaggggaaacaaAGACctttttatttgggccacattGAGCAGTGCTCAGCCATTACTCCTGGGTGACTcattggccacatggaaggaaatgccctaccctctgtactatctcttcaacacCCCAAAAACTATTTTACTAAGATTTTTTTAGAGATAATTTAAATACAGGTTTTTTTAACATTCTATAGTCATTTTTGTCTCTCTAATTACTTAGAAATTACAATTAAACCATGTAATATAATTACGAAAATGTGCCTCTGCTTCTTAAAACGTTCCATCACCAATTTAATTCATGACTAGAAAAAATTCGCTTTTATGAAATGGAAATCTTTCATAAGAAAAGTAACCACATTTCAGAAATGTGGTCTGAATTATTCTGTAGCCTAATGGATTATCTATATAATCCTATTAAAttcagtctgtagcactgtcatcccgttgttcatctatttgctcgagcaggcaccagtaacgtctgcattgtgagacttgttactatttttggcatatcgaatacgccacaggtagcttgccgggctctccaagagggacagaggaatcgaacctgggtaggctgtgtgcaaggcacacgccctacccactgtgctataaataCTGCATTTTATCACATAATCGTTGCAACGTTATAATCATTGC includes:
- the EPC1 gene encoding enhancer of polycomb homolog 1 isoform X1 translates to MSKLSFRARALDASKPLPVFRCEDLPDLHEYASINRAVPQMPTGMEKEEESEHHLQRAISAQQVYGEKRDNMVIPVPEAESNIAYYESIYPGEFKMPKQLIHIQPFSLDAEQPDYDLDSEDEVFVNKLKKKMDICPLQFEEMIDRLEKGSGQQPVSLQEAKLLLKEDDELIREVYEYWIKKRKNCRGPSLIPSVKQEKRDGSSTNDPYVAFRRRTEKMQTRKNRKNDEASYEKMLKLRRDLSRAVTILEMIKRREKSKRELLHLTLEIMEKRYNLGDYNGEVLSEVMAQRQPMKPTYAIPIIPVTNSSQYKHQEAMDVKEFKVNKQDKADLIRPKRKYEKKPKVLPSSAAAPQQTSPAALPVFNAKDLNQYDFPSSDEEPLSQVLSGSSEAEEENDPDGPFAFRRKAGCQYYAPHLDQTGNWPWTSPKDGGLGDVRYRYCLTTLTVPQSCIGFARRRVGRGGRVLLDRAHSNYDSMFRHLDLETLSLPQHSPVNQFANTSETNTSDKSFSKDLSQILVNIKSCRWRHFRPRTPPLHDSDNDELSCRKVYRSITRTGTAQPGTPTCSTSTQSKSSSGSAHFAFTAEQYQQHQQQLALMQKQQLAQIQQQQANSNSSTNTAQNLASNQQKSGFRLNLHHSHSIQGLERTLQGFVSKTLDSASAQFAASALVTSEQLMGFKMKDDVVLGIGVNGVLPASGVYKGLHLSSTTPTALVHTSPSTAGSTLLQPSNMTQTSTSHSALSHQVTAANSATTQVLIGNNIRLTVPSSVATVNSITPINARHIPRTLSAVPSSALKLAAAANCQVSKVPSSSSVDSVPRENHESEKPALNNIADNTVAMEVT
- the EPC1 gene encoding enhancer of polycomb homolog 1 isoform X3, with amino-acid sequence MEHHLQRAISAQQVYGEKRDNMVIPVPEAESNIAYYESIYPGEFKMPKQLIHIQPFSLDAEQPDYDLDSEDEVFVNKLKKKMDICPLQFEEMIDRLEKGSGQQPVSLQEAKLLLKEDDELIREVYEYWIKKRKNCRGPSLIPSVKQEKRDGSSTNDPYVAFRRRTEKMQTRKNRKNDEASYEKMLKLRRDLSRAVTILEMIKRREKSKRELLHLTLEIMEKRYNLGDYNGEVLSEVMAQRQPMKPTYAIPIIPVTNSSQYKHQEAMDVKEFKVNKQDKADLIRPKRKYEKKPKVLPSSAAAPQQTSPAALPVFNAKDLNQYDFPSSDEEPLSQVLSGSSEAEEENDPDGPFAFRRKAGCQYYAPHLDQTGNWPWTSPKDGGLGDVRYRYCLTTLTVPQSCIGFARRRVGRGGRVLLDRAHSNYDSMFRHLDLETLSLPQHSPVNQFANTSETNTSDKSFSKDLSQILVNIKSCRWRHFRPRTPPLHDSDNDELSCRKVYRSITRTGTAQPGTPTCSTSTQSKSSSGSAHFAFTAEQYQQHQQQLALMQKQQLAQIQQQQANSNSSTNTAQNLASNQQKSGFRLNLHHSHSIQGLERTLQGFVSKTLDSASAQFAASALVTSEQLMGFKMKDDVVLGIGVNGVLPASGVYKGLHLSSTTPTALVHTSPSTAGSTLLQPSNMTQTSTSHSALSHQVTAANSATTQVLIGNNIRLTVPSSVATVNSITPINARHIPRTLSAVPSSALKLAAAANCQVSKVPSSSSVDSVPRENHESEKPALNNIADNTVAMEVT
- the EPC1 gene encoding enhancer of polycomb homolog 1 isoform X2, whose product is MSKLSFRARALDASKPLPVFRCEDLPDLHEYASINRAVPQMPTGMEKEEESEHHLQRAISAQQVYGEKRDNMVIPVPEAESNIAYYESIYPGEFKMPKQLIHIQPFSLDAEQPDYDLDSEDEVFVNKLKKKMDICPLQFEEMIDRLEKGSGQQPVSLQEAKLLLKEDDELIREVYEYWIKKRKNCRGPSLIPSVKQEKRDGSSTNDPYVAFRRRTEKMQTRKNRKNDEASYEKMLKLRRDLSRAVTILEMIKRREKSKRELLHLTLEIMEKRYNLGDYNGEVLSEVMAQRQPMKPTYAIPIIPVTNSSQYKHQEAMDVKEFKVNKQDKADLIRPKRKYEKKPKVLPSSAAAPQQTSPAALPVFNAKDLNQYDFPSSDEEPLSQVLSGSSEAEEENDPDGPFAFRRKAGCQYYAPHLDQTGNWPWTSPKDGGLGDVRYRYCLTTLTVPQSCIGFARRRVGRGGRVLLDRAHSNYDSMFRHLDLETLSLPQHSPVNQFANTSETNTSDKSFSKDLSQILVNIKSCRWRHFRPRTPPLHDSDNDELSCRKVYRSITRTGTAQPGTPTCSTSTQSKSSSGSAHFAFTAEQYQQHQQQLALMQKQQLAQIQQQQANSNSSTNTAQGFVSKTLDSASAQFAASALVTSEQLMGFKMKDDVVLGIGVNGVLPASGVYKGLHLSSTTPTALVHTSPSTAGSTLLQPSNMTQTSTSHSALSHQVTAANSATTQVLIGNNIRLTVPSSVATVNSITPINARHIPRTLSAVPSSALKLAAAANCQVSKVPSSSSVDSVPRENHESEKPALNNIADNTVAMEVT